In Deltaproteobacteria bacterium, the sequence CTTCATGATTAAAAGAATTCCTGTGCCGATAAGACCCATCCCAATCCACCGGTTTAAATCAATTTTTTCACGGAGCATAAAAATGGCCAACAGAGCCACAAAAACAAATTCGATGGCATTCATGGGCAAAGCCCAGCTTACATCGGCCCACGAGAGTACCGTCATCCATAAAAAAAAGTAAGCGGCGCTGATAATAATCCCCAACACCACATAGAAACTTGTCAAAGAGTTCCAAAAAAATTTAAAAAGAGGAATGGGACGCCAATGTTTGAGAGGGCCGATCCTCTTCATTCCCTTGCGCAAAAAAATATTTCCGATGGCGGCGCACAACATCGCAAAATAAAGAACAAGGGTTGCCTTGATCATGGAAGTGCCGAAAAAGAAGTAAGTTCGATTCCGGCTTTGCTCAACAAGTCTCTGATTTGAGGACTCATTAAAGCAGATAACTCTTTTTGATGCTGATAATCGGGCATGGTTTCTTTCAAAATTCCGGTCGTTACCAAAG encodes:
- a CDS encoding EamA family transporter; the protein is MIKATLVLYFAMLCAAIGNIFLRKGMKRIGPLKHWRPIPLFKFFWNSLTSFYVVLGIIISAAYFFLWMTVLSWADVSWALPMNAIEFVFVALLAIFMLREKIDLNRWIGMGLIGTGILLIMKSWK